In one Amaranthus tricolor cultivar Red isolate AtriRed21 chromosome 8, ASM2621246v1, whole genome shotgun sequence genomic region, the following are encoded:
- the LOC130821240 gene encoding homeobox-leucine zipper protein ATHB-13-like, protein MSTTCSGMAFFPTNFMLQTPDNDNHPPPSLSGMLPSCTPQDFHVGGGGMGAILGKRSMSFSGIDMCEDTNGHHNNHNHNHNHNHNHNGGEEELSDDGSQLGGVGEKKRRLNMEQVKTLEKNFELGNKLEPERKMQLAKALGLQPRQIAIWFQNRRARWKTKQLEKDYDVLKRQFDALKADNDALQAQNQKLQAEIISLKNREPTESINLNKETEGSCSNRSENSSEIKLDSSRTPTTTTESPLDLSAHQTTTAATTTASGITLFPQSSIRPNGPAQVLFHSPQPSSSVKEETFTSMFCGIDDQTGFWPWLEHQNFN, encoded by the exons ATGAGTACTACTTGTAGTGGGATGGCTTTCTTTCCTACTAATTTTATGCTTCAAACTCCTGATAATGACAACCATCCTCCTCCTTCTCTCTCTGGAATGCTTCCTTCTTGCACTCCTCAAGACTTTCATG TTGGAGGAGGAGGAATGGGAGCAATATTAGGGAAGAGATCCATGTCATTTTCAGGGATTGATATGTGTGAAGATACAAATGGGCATCATaacaatcataatcataatcataatcataatcataatcataacggaggagaagaagaattatCAGATGATGGGTCCCAATTAGGAGGAGTCGGGGAGAAGAAAAGGAGATTAAACATGGAACAAGTTAAAACACTTGAGAAGAATTTTGAGTTGGGTAATAAACTTGAACCtgaaagaaaaatgcaattagCTAAAGCACTTGGGTTACAACCAAGACAAATTGCTATTTGGTTTCAAAATAGAAGAGCAAGGTGGAAAACTAAGCAATTAGAGAAGGATTATGATGTTCTTAAGAGACAATTTGATGCTCTTAAAGCTGATAATGATGCCCTTCAAGCCCAAAATCAAAAACTTCAAGCTGAG ATAATATCATTAAAAAATAGAGAACCAACAGAGTCAATCAATTTGAACAAGGAGACTGAAGGTTCATGCAGCAATAGAAGTGAGAATAGCTCTGAAATCAAGTTGGACTCTTCAAGGACTCCCACAACAACAACTGAAAGCCCATTGGACCTCTCGGCCCATCAAACAACCACCGCTGCCACCACCACCGCCAGCGGAATAACACTCTTTCCACAATCATCAATTAGGCCCAATGGGCCGGCCCAAGTACTCTTCCATAGCCCACAACCATCTTCATCTGTCAAGGAAGAAACTTTTACTAGCATGTTTTGTGGAATTGATGATCAAACTGGGTTTTGGCCTTGGCTTGaacatcaaaattttaattaa